TCCCGATGCGGCGCCCACGGCACCCTCCAGGTCTTCCAACCGGACTCGTCCGGGCGAAGGACGACCGCGCCGAGGCTCCGGGCCGGCTCTCCCTCAGACGACCTCCGGACCCGGATCCGGACGGCCGCGGTCCGGTCCCCGGCGGCCAGGCGTCCGACGCCGATCCGGACGACCGCTTCCGCGGAGGACGGGATCGTCCAGACGAGCCGTTGACCCGCGTACAGGAGCCGAGCGGGTCGGGATTCGGACGCGAGCTTGATCGCGTCCGCGTCCACGATGGGCAGTCGGCGGAGCCGCGAGGGCAGATCGCTCCGCGCACACGCGGCGCTCGCGAACACGGCGGCGAGAAGAAACCTCTTCAAGAGGGGATCGATCGCCCGGCGCGGGATGAACGGCGCATCCGCGCAATCTATCAAAACGGCCCCGGACCATTCCGTCATCGGGGGAGAGCCTCCACGGCGTGGTATTTTCGGACCGGCGGGCGTCCGCGATTCCCGGGCCCGCCGAACGATCGAATGAACGCCGCGACCGCTTGAGAGAAGACGACGCGTCTCCCGCCGAACGGGAGCGGCTCCTCGGCGCGGTCGCCGAATCGCGGCGACAAACCGAAGACCTCCGGAAGCAGGTCGAGGCGGCGAACCGTCGGCGCGCGGCCGACGCGGCGAATCTGGGGCGCGCGTACTCCATCCTCGCCGACGCATGCAACGAGCTCGAGAAGAGCCGCCGGTCCCACCTCTGGTACTGGAGGTTGCGGGAGATTCTCCGGGGCCGCGGCGGGCGCCGCGCCGCCGATCCGGGGCTCGGCTCGTCGCGCCCGGCTTCGCCTCCCGCGCCCGGCGTCCCGGCGCTGTATGACGTCGTCTGCTTTCCGATCATCGAGTGGGAATTTCGCTTCCAGCGGCCCCAGCAGCTGCTCTCGCGTTTCGCGGCGGCCGGGCATCGCGTCTTCTACCTTTCGCATCGATTCCGCCGGAAAGGCGCGCCGTGGGAGATCGTGGAACGCGGCCGGAACGTCTTCGAGGTGACGCTCCTCGGACCGCGGCGGAACGTCTACCGGAGCGCCCCGAGCGCGGCCGCCGCGGAGCGGATCTTCCGTTCCCTCGACGCCCTCCGCCGCGACGCGGCGATCGGCCCCGCCGCGGCGCTCGTCCAGCTCCCCTTCTGGTGGCCGGTGGTCCGTCGCGCCCGCCGCGAGCTCGCGTGGCCGGTCGTCTACGACTGCATGGATCTCCACACGGGCTTCTCCACGAATTCGTCCGACATGGTCGAGCTGGAGGAGGATCTTCTGAAGAGCGCCGACCTCGTCGCGGTTTCGTCGGCGCTCCTGGAGAGCCGCGCGCGGGAGAGGAACGCCAACGTCCGGATGATCCGGAACGCCTGCGACTACGACCATTTCGCGTCGGCCCCGTCCGTCCGCCACCCGCGCCCCGTCGTGGGGTACTACGGCGCGATCGCGGACTGGTTCGACGTCCCCCTCGTGACGGCGCTCGCGCGCCGATGTCCCGACCTCGACTTCGTGCTCGTCGGGTCCACCTGGAGCAGCGACGTCCGGGCCCTGTCGCGCCTGCCCAACGTCCGGCTCGTCGGAGAACGGCCGTACGACGAGATCCCGGGCTGGCTCGGCGCGTTCGACGTGGCCTTCATTCCGTTCCGCCGCACGCCGCTCACGGAGGCGACCAACCCGGTGAAGGCTTACGAGATCTTCGCCGCCGGCAAGCCGCTCGTCTCCGTCGACCTGCCGGAGCTCCGCGCATTCGACGGGCTCGTTCGGATCGCCGGGGACGCCGCGAGCTTCGAGAAGGAGATCCGCTCGGCGCTCGCCGAGGATCCCGCGGCGGCGCAACGGCGCCGGGATTTCGCCCGCGCCCACACCTGGCAGCGACGCTACGAGGAGCTCGCCCCCGCGATCGGCGCGGCATTTCCCCATCCCGGAGCGCCGCCGGATCCGTCGAGCGGCAGCCCGTAGGCGTCGACGAGGAACCTGGGCGTCGCGACGCGCTGCGGGTCGCCGTTGAACCGGACCCGGCCGCAGGCGCCGGCCGCGCGCACCGCGGCGGCCGCGAGCGCGACGAGGCGTTTCACGACGAGGCCTCCCGCGCCTCCCCCGGCTCGCCCGCGCGGCGGAGCTTCTCCCGAAGGCGCCCGCGCTCGAGCCGGTGCTTGGCGAACTTCTTCCCGCCGACGAAGAGCACGGGGACGTCTTCCCCGTGCTCCGCGGCGAGCCGGCTCTCGGAATCGACGTCCACGACGGTCAGCCGCACGGGAAAACCGCGCGTCTCGGCGTCGATGACCGCCTTCATCGCGTCGCAGAGATGGCACTCCCGGCGGGTGTAGAGCCGGAGTTCGATCATCCCGGCCGCTGCGCTTTCTCCTGCTCGGCAACGCGCCGCGAGACGAGCCAGGCGTAATGGAAGCCGGAGACGATCGTCGACGCCGCGACCGCGCCGAAGGGGACCCAGACGAACGGCATCGGAAGCGGCCAGACGTCCGCGCAGAGCACCGCGAGCACCGTGAGGATCTGGATCACGGTGTTCGTCTTCCCGAGAAACGTCGCGGGGAAATCCTTCATCCCGGTCGTCAGGATGATGACGAGCGCCACCAGCATCATCAGGACGTCGCGCGAGATGACGAGGAACGTCAGTCCCTCCGGAATGTGGACCGGCGCGCGGTACGACGGGATCGAGAGCATGATGTAGGAAGTGATCATCAACAGCTTGTCCGCGATCGGGTCGAGAACCGCTCCGACCGCCGACTGCATGCGCAGCGCGCGCGCCAGATATCCGTCGAGTCCGTCGGAGACGCCGGCGAGCACGAAGAGGAGGAGCGCCGCGACGGGGCGCTCGACGGCGATCGAGTAGAGGAACAGGGGAATGACGGCGAGCCGGAGCAGGGTGATGAGATTGGGGATCGTCCACGGCCCTTTCAGGTTCTCCGCTCTCATGGCGACGTCCGTCCGGCGGGCCGCGGCTGCTGGAGGAAGGCGATCGCCCGCCGGAACTCCCTTCCCGAAACCGACGAGCCGCGCCGGCGGGAAAGCAGCCCGCAGGCCGCGGCGGCGGCGGAGGGTCCCCGCGCGGCGCCGCCGCGCCCGGTGCAGGCGGCGGCGCCCGGCGCTCCCGCAAGCGCCCCCGCGCGCAGCAGGATGCGGGCGGCCTCGGTCCGCGAGAGGAACGCGTCGGGACGCGCGCGGTGCGTCGACGGGTCGACCGAGATCAAGCCGAGCTGGAGCCCGCGCGAAAGGATCCGCTGGTCCTTTCGGGAGATGATGTCGGAGGCCACGGGAGCGGGCCCGGCGGCCGGAACGTTCCGGATCTGGGGAAGCAGCCGCCAGAGGAGCGCGATCGCGCCCGCGCGCGTGAGCCTCGCGGCGGTCGCGATCGCCCGCTCGGGCGCGGGCCAGTTGGAGATGACGAAGTCCTCCTGGCTCTCCTCGGCGCGCGAGCGCAACCGCGGAGCGGTCCGCGCGAGCGCCGAGAAGATCTCGTAGGCCGCGTCGCCGCGCCCAACCGAGAGAGCGAGGTTGCCCGCCTCCTCTCCGACCGCGGCGTCGGCCGGAGCGCGCTTCCAGGCTGCGTAGAGCCGCTCGAAGGCGGTCGTCCGATCCCCGGACGCCGCGGCGGCCTTCCCGGCGATGACCAGCGGCTCGAGCTCTCCCGGCGCGATCGCGAGCGCCCGCTCGGCGTCGGCGCGCGCCTCGGCGGCCTGCGTCTTGAGCTCCCGGCGCGCCCGCTCCACGAGGGTGACGACCGCTTTCCCGGCCGTCGCCTGCTTCCTCTCGAGGAGGCCGGCGTTTCCCGGAACGCGGAGGAGCGCGGCCTCGAAGAGGTCGTAGGCGTCGGACCAGTTCTCCGTGCGGGCCGCCGTCTCCGCGCACGCGGCGAGAATCGGAGCGGTCTCGATTCCCCGGGCGAAGGCGGCGTCGCAGCCCTCCCGCGCGTCGGCGAACCGGCCGAGCTCGAGGAGCGCCTGGACCTTTCCGATCGCGGCCGCGCTCCCGTTCCCGCCTCCGAACGCGCGAAGCGCCTCCTCGAACCGGCGGGCTTCCATCTTCTTCCACCCGGCCTCGACCGCCTCCGGAAACGGGCCGGGGAGCCCACTCCGGGGATCGATCACGTACGACGGGAGCCGCGTCGGGGGGAGGACCGTCCGGCATCCGGCCGCGAGCAGGGCCGCCGCCGCGATGCGGGCCCTCCGGGAGGTCACGACGAGGGGGGCGCGAGGGGTTGGGCGACGGGGCGTTCGGCCCGGATCGAGGCGATCGCGTGCTTGTAGATCATCTCCTCGATTCCGGAAATCTCCACGACGACGGCGAACCTGTCGAACCGCTTCAGCCGGCCGATCCGGGATTCGCCGTTGACGAGCCGCACCTCGACGGGAACTTCCTCGTGACGAAGTGCGTAGAAGAACGAGTCCTGGACGTTGATCGGCGGCTTGTTCACGCGGCTCCCGCGAGAAAGGCGGCCGCCCGCCGGCGCGCGCTCTCGAAATCGAGGACCTCGAGATCCGGCTCGGAAGCGAGCCACGTCGCCTGCCGTTTCGCGAGGGCGCGGGTCCGCGCGACGATGCGCGCGAGCGCCTCCTCGTCGGAGAGCGAGCCTTCGGCGCGCCTCGCGAGCTCTCCGTACCCGATCGCGCGGAACGCGGGCGCATCCGGGGGAACCCCGGCAGCCAGCAGCTCCTCCACCTCGCGGGGCCAACCGGCATTCCACATCGCGCGCACTCTCCTCTGCACGCGAGTATAGATGTCTTGCCGGGGAAACAGAAGCGCGAGCTTCAGCAGGCTTCGCCCCGGCAGGCCCGGCTCGGCGGGGCCGCGATCGCTCACGCGCCGGCCGGTGGAGAAGATGATCTCGAGGGCGCGCGAGAGCCGGGCCGTGTCGCCGGCGGGAACCCCCTTCCCGTATCGCGGATCGAGCACGTCGAGCATCCGCTTGCGCGACCGCCGCGCGGCCTCGGTCCACCCCGAGGCGAGATGCGCCCGCAGGGCCGGCGCCGAGATCGCATCCCCGGGAAGCCCCGACAGCAGCGCCCGGACGTAGAAGTGCGACCCTCCGGCGACGATCGGAACCCGTCCGCGCTTCTCGATCTCTTCGATCGCGCGCCGCGCCTCCGCCGCCCACCGGCCCGCCGAATAAGGCTCCTCGGGAGACGCGACGTCGATCAGGTGGTGCCGAATCTCCGCGCGGATCTCAGGAGACGGCTTCGCGGTTCCGATGTCGAGCCCGCGGTACACCGCGAACGCGTCGGCCGAGACGATGTCGCCGCCCGAGTCCCGCGCGATCGCGGCGGCGAGATCGCTCTTCCCGGTGGCGGTGGGGCCGAGGACGAGCACGACCGGCCGGCGGGTCACGGCCGTCCTCGCTCGCGCAGCAAAAGGTGGCCGGGTGTGACGAGGAATCCGACGTCCGATCTCAGGTCGGTCCGGAAGAGCGGAATGCGGAGCCGCCGGAACGTCGCGACGGTCTCGGGGGACGGGTGGTGGAACCGGTTCCGGCGCCCGCACGAGAGGAGGGCGGCCCGGGGAGCGAACGCGGCCACGAATCCCGCCCCGGACGACGTGCGGCTGCCGTGATGCCCGACCTTCAGGATGTCGACCCGGGCGGGCGACGGATCCGCCTCGAGGATCTCGCTCTCGGCGGGCGTCCCGGCGTCTCCCGTCAGCAGCACGCGGCGGCCTCCGCGGACGTACAGAAGGACGACCGATTCGTTGTTGATCGGATCCCTCTTGAACGGCCGTCCGCCGGACCGGAGCACGGAGAACTCCCCTCCCGCCCAGGCAAGGCGGTCGCCTGTCTTCAGGACGCGCACGGGGATTCCCGCCCCGCTCGCCTCCGCGTCGAGCCGCGCGAAAAGACCTCCCTCGTCCTCCCCGTCGCCGTGGAGGAACGCGCGCACGCGGAGGTCCCGCAGGACGGCGAAGAGCCCGGCGCCGTGGTCCGGATGCGGATGCGAAAGGAGCACGCCGTCGAGCGATCTCACGCCGCGATCGAGGAGCTTCGGAAGGAGGCGCGCGCGCCCGAAGTCCTCGGCGCCCGAGAATCCGCCGCCGCCGTCGATGAGGAACGCCGAGTCCGCGCTCCGCAGCAGGAACGCGTCTCCCTGCCCCACGTCGAGAGCCTCGAGCGAGAACGACGACGGGTCGGGTCCGCGCACTCCCCGCAAGGCGAGAAACAGAAAGATCGCGACGTAGCCGGCCGCCGCGACCGCCCGCCGGCGTCCCGCCGTCCGAGCGACCACCGCGAGCAGCGCGAGAAGGAGCAGCACCGCCCCGAGAGGAGGAGTCACCGCGGGAAACGCGGCTCCCTTCAGGACCGACGCGGCCGCGGAGACGGCTCGGAAGAGCGCGCCGAACAGCGCCCCGGGGACGGCGGCCGGCAGGCCCGCCGCGGCCGCGCCGAGCACGGCGAAGCCGAGGAGCATGAGCGCCGCCGCGACCGGCAGGCCGGCCGGAGCGACGACCCAGGCCGCGGCCGAGACCGCGTTGAACCGCCAGAGCACCAGCGGCGCCGCGGCGAGCTGGGCCGCGAACGTGACGGCGACCGGCATCCGCAGCCGTCCCGGCAGGAAGGAGAGCGCGCTCGCGATCGGCGCGGTGAGGGCGGCGATCGCCAGAGACGCGGCATACGTGATCCAGAAACCGAACCGCCACAGCTCGCCCGGATCGGCGACGAGGATGACGAGGGCGGAGGCGCCGATCGCCTGGAAGAGGGAGACGGGCAGCTCGGCGAGCCTCGCGGCGAGCAGGAACCCGAGCGTCAGCGCGACGCGCGCGACCGACGGGCTGCCCCCGGCGACGAGGACGAAGAACGCGATCCCGCCGAGCAGGAAGACGTCGCGCCGCCGCCGCGGAACCCGGAGCGCCCCGAGGAGCCCGGCGAGGAACCCGGCGAAGAGCCCGGTCTGCAGCCCCGACGCGAGGAGGACGTGGGCGAACCCGCCCTGGCGGACGCGGGCCGCGAGCTCCCGGTCGAGCTCGCCGGCGCGGCCCAGCAGCAGGGCCGCCACCGGCTCCTGCACGGTCTCCCGCGCAAGCCGGGCCGCGAAGAGCCGGCGCGCGAGGAACTCGTTCACCTTCGCCGCCTCGGAGAGGGGCGGCGTGGCGAGCACCCGCGCCTGCCAGCCGCTCTTGAGTGTCGCGCGGTAGACGCCTCGCGGCGTCGGAAGATCGCGCGTCGAGACCGGATCCGCCGGAACGTCGATCGAGACCGTCAGCGCGACGCGCTCGCCCCGGACTCCGGGAAGAGGCGCCGATCCGAAGCCGAGGACCGCGACGTCGGCGGGAAACGGCGCCGTCGTCCCGGCCTGCGCGATCGTCTCGGCGCGCAGGCGGACGCTCCGTCGCTCGGGAGGCCCGGTCCAGAAACCGCGCATCCGGCCGACGATGCGAACGGGCCGGTCGGGATCGATGCGCGTCCACGCCGTCGCAGCCTTTCCGGCGGGAATGGCCACCTCGAGTCGGCCGGCCGCGAACCCGGCGGAGAGAGCGAGGAGGCCGGCGAAGAGCGGCGATCGGCGGCCGCCGACTGCGATTCCGGCCAGAGCGAGACCGGCCGCGGCAACCGCCAGAAACCCTCCCGCCACGCTCCAGCCTCCGGCGAAGACGCCGGCGGCGAACATCGCGGCGCCGGCGAGCATCGGCGCGGGCGCGCGGCGGGCGATGGGGCGGATCACCGGCGCGCTCGATCCGTCAGGAGGCCCTCGCCGCGCGCGCCGGACGCGGCGCGCGCGGGCGGTGCGCCAGGGCGGCGGCGACTCCCCTCACGGCCGCCCGAGCGAGACGACCGCCTCGACGCGGTGCGTCAAGGGGAAGAAATCCTCCAGCCAGGCGCGTTCGATCGTCAGTCCGCCGGCCAGCAGCGGTTTCAGGTCGCGCGCGAGGGACGCCGGCTCGCATGAAACGTATATTAGCCGCCGCCGCGCGAGCTCCGAGAGCGCCGCCGCGGCCGCGCGAAGCCCTCCGCGCGGCGGATCGGCGACGACCACGTCGGCGGGCTCGGCCGGCCCCCGCAGGAAGGCTTCGACCGATTCCGTTCTCAGGTCGATCCTCCGCTCCGCCCCGAACCGCGCGCGGTTGAACGCGGCGTCCGCCGCGGAGGAGGGATCCGACTCGACGGCGGTCACCCGCGCTCCCGCTTCGACGAGGGCGTGCGTGAGGAAGCCCGCCCCCGCGTAGGCGTCGAGCGCGGCACGGGGAGCGACCTCCGCCGCAAGCTCCCGGATCTGCTCGAAGAACGGAGCGATCCGGTGGCGGTTCACCTGGAAGAACGATCCGGCCGACACGCAAAACGGGCGCCCCCCGACGTCGACGTCCAGGGCGGCGTCCGACGCGAGAAGCCGGAGTCCTTCCGCGCGCCAGACGAGGCGATGGCGCGCTCCGGTCTCGACGGTCTCGAGCGTCTCGATCGTTCCCCCGGTTCCCTCCGCCTCCGCCGCGAGGCGGCGAATCTTCCCCCGCGTCTCGCGCGACACGATCTCGCAGCCGTCGATCGGGACGACGCGATGCGAGCGCCGCGCGAAGAATCCCGCCTCTCCGGCCGACGCGTGGAACTGGTTTCTCAGCCGGTATTCGAGGGGTGACGAGGAGATCGGGAGCTCTCCGAACTCGTGCGCCGCGATTCCCCCGAGCCGCGCCATCGTCTCCAGGAAGAGCTCCCGTTTGAACCGGCGCGCGGCCTCGACCTCCACGTGCGCCCAGTCGGTGCCGCCGCAGGACGCCGCGTGCGCGTCGGCCGGACGGCGGTCCGGAGAGGCCTCGAGGACGCCGGCGGTGCTCGCCCGGGCATGCCGCGCCTTCTCCTCGAAGATCTCCGCCTCGATCGTCTCGCCCGGCAGCGCGCCGTCGACGAAGACGACCTTTCCGGACTCGTGGGCGACGCCCTCTCCCGTCGGCGCCAGCCGCTCGACCGTCAGGCGAAGCGAGGCTCTCACGAAAGGAGCGAAAGCCGCGGCAGCCGGTGAATCGCCCGGAGCCGCTGCCGCGCGAGGACGTCGCGCGTTCGCCGCAGCGCCCGCTCCTCCATCGCCGCGGCGTCGCCCGCGAGGCGCCGATCCACGTCGGCGCGGATCGCCTCGCGCTCCTCGTCGGCGAGGCCCTCCTCGACGTCGCGCAGCATCTTCTTCTCGACCCGAGAAAGCGACGCCTCGATCTCTTCCGCCGTCTTTCCCGATTTCGCGAGGCGGTCGAGCGATCGGCGGGCCCCCGCGACCGCCGCGGCGAACCGCGGGGCGACCGAATCGAGAGCGCCCGCCAGCTCCGCAAGGCGGGCGCCGGCGTCGCCGGCGGATTCGGCGGACCCGGGATGTCCGACCCGGGCGGAAGCCCGGCGTTCCCACGCTTCGAGGACCGCGCCCTCGCAATACGCGAGGCTGTTCACGCGGCCGGCCGCGCCGCGCTCCTCGCGGCGTTCGAACGCGTCCGCGATCCCGGCGCAGACGTCGGCCGCCGGGATTCCCAGCGCGAACCACCGCTGCGCGACCGCGTAGTCCTTCGGCGAGAGAAGGAACGGAGTCCCGCGCCGGGCGATGAACTCGGATTCGATCGCGGCGAAAAACTCCCGGGCCGCGTCTTCCGCCATCGGTCAGCGGCGGCCGGGCCGGTTTCTCTCGTCCAGGATCCGGAGCCCCTCGAGCGTGAGGTGGGGGTCGACGGCGTCGATCTTCGCCGACGCCCGGCCGAGGAGCTCGGCGAGGCCCCCGGTCGCGACGACCTTCGGCGTCGATTCCATCTCGGCGGCGATCCTCTCGATGAGCCCGTCGACCAGTCCGAGATAGCCGAAGTAGAGCCCGGACTGGATCGACGCCGTCGTCGTCTTCCCGATCACCGTGGAAGGGCGGCGGATCTCCACCCGCGACAGCCGGGCGGCGCGGGAAAACAGCGCCTCGGCCGAGATCATGACCCCGGGCGTGATGACGCCCCCGGCGTATTCGCCGGCCGCGTTGACGACGTCGAACGTCGTCGCGGTGCCGAAGTCGACGACGATGCACGGTCCGCCGTACTTTTCGAACGCGGCGACCGCGTTGACGATCCGGTCCGCGCCGACCTCCTGCGGATTGTCGTAGAGGATCGGCATGCCCGTCCGGATCCCGGGCTCGACGAACGTCGCGTCGAGCTTCAGGTACTTGCGGAACGCGGTCTTCCACGGGAACTGGAGCGACGGCACCACGGTCGCGACGATCGCGCGCGAAACGGCCGGCTTCGAGGCCGCCAGCAGCCCCGTCAGGAGCATCCCGATCTCGTCGGCGGTCGCATCGCGGCGCGTCGCGAGCCGCCAGTCCGCCGAGAGCTTGCGTCCCTCCCACAGCCCGAGCACCGTATTCGTGTTGCCGACGTCGACGACGAGGAGCGAGCTCACCACGAGCCGACCTCCCCCGTCGCGAGAACGATCTCCGACCCGCTCGTCCGGAGCCGCAGGAAACCGTCGTCGGTGAGTCCCGCGAACTCCCCGACGATCGCGTCCGAGCCCTCCGCGGCGACGACGCGCATCTCGGCGCCCGGGGCGTGGCGGGAGCGCGAAAGCCATCGCTCGACGATCCGGGCGTCTCCGGGCGCTTCGAGGTACCGGTCGCACGCGCGGCAGATCTCGTCGAACACGCGAGGCAGCGACGGCGCCCCGCCCGCTTCCCTCTCCGCGCTCGTCGCGCCCGGCCCGAAATCGCCGGCGCCCCCCAGCACGTTCACGCCGATCCCGACCGCGACGTGCGTCTCCTCCCCCCGCGTCTTCGCCTCGGTCAGCACTCCCGCGAGCTTGCGGTCCCCGGAGAGCACGTCGTTGGGCCACTTCAGCCGCGTCTCGCATCCCGCCGCCGCGGCGAGCGCCTCCGATACCCAGAGCCCCGCCGCCAGCGGAAGCTGCGCCAGCCGCGCCTCCTCGGGGACGCGAAAGACGAACGTCACGTAGACGCCTCCCTCCGGCGAGAGCCACGCGCGGTCCCGTCTCCCCTTCCCCTCGCTCTGGGACGAGGCGGCGATCACGGTCGGCGCGAGCTCCACCTCCTCGGCGAAGGCATGGTCGATGAGCCCGCGCCCGACCGCGTTGGTCGAGTCGACCGAGGGGAAGAACA
The Thermoanaerobaculia bacterium DNA segment above includes these coding regions:
- a CDS encoding glutaredoxin family protein, which translates into the protein MIELRLYTRRECHLCDAMKAVIDAETRGFPVRLTVVDVDSESRLAAEHGEDVPVLFVGGKKFAKHRLERGRLREKLRRAGEPGEAREASS
- a CDS encoding biotin--[acetyl-CoA-carboxylase] ligase, producing MIDFFGGPFDPKGFRRLANFVFFPSVDSTNAVGRGLIDHAFAEEVELAPTVIAASSQSEGKGRRDRAWLSPEGGVYVTFVFRVPEEARLAQLPLAAGLWVSEALAAAAGCETRLKWPNDVLSGDRKLAGVLTEAKTRGEETHVAVGIGVNVLGGAGDFGPGATSAEREAGGAPSLPRVFDEICRACDRYLEAPGDARIVERWLSRSRHAPGAEMRVVAAEGSDAIVGEFAGLTDDGFLRLRTSGSEIVLATGEVGSW
- a CDS encoding DNA internalization-related competence protein ComEC/Rec2 translates to MIRPIARRAPAPMLAGAAMFAAGVFAGGWSVAGGFLAVAAAGLALAGIAVGGRRSPLFAGLLALSAGFAAGRLEVAIPAGKAATAWTRIDPDRPVRIVGRMRGFWTGPPERRSVRLRAETIAQAGTTAPFPADVAVLGFGSAPLPGVRGERVALTVSIDVPADPVSTRDLPTPRGVYRATLKSGWQARVLATPPLSEAAKVNEFLARRLFAARLARETVQEPVAALLLGRAGELDRELAARVRQGGFAHVLLASGLQTGLFAGFLAGLLGALRVPRRRRDVFLLGGIAFFVLVAGGSPSVARVALTLGFLLAARLAELPVSLFQAIGASALVILVADPGELWRFGFWITYAASLAIAALTAPIASALSFLPGRLRMPVAVTFAAQLAAAPLVLWRFNAVSAAAWVVAPAGLPVAAALMLLGFAVLGAAAAGLPAAVPGALFGALFRAVSAAASVLKGAAFPAVTPPLGAVLLLLALLAVVARTAGRRRAVAAAGYVAIFLFLALRGVRGPDPSSFSLEALDVGQGDAFLLRSADSAFLIDGGGGFSGAEDFGRARLLPKLLDRGVRSLDGVLLSHPHPDHGAGLFAVLRDLRVRAFLHGDGEDEGGLFARLDAEASGAGIPVRVLKTGDRLAWAGGEFSVLRSGGRPFKRDPINNESVVLLYVRGGRRVLLTGDAGTPAESEILEADPSPARVDILKVGHHGSRTSSGAGFVAAFAPRAALLSCGRRNRFHHPSPETVATFRRLRIPLFRTDLRSDVGFLVTPGHLLLRERGRP
- the hfq gene encoding RNA chaperone Hfq, with amino-acid sequence MNKPPINVQDSFFYALRHEEVPVEVRLVNGESRIGRLKRFDRFAVVVEISGIEEMIYKHAIASIRAERPVAQPLAPPSS
- a CDS encoding CDP-alcohol phosphatidyltransferase family protein, whose amino-acid sequence is MRAENLKGPWTIPNLITLLRLAVIPLFLYSIAVERPVAALLLFVLAGVSDGLDGYLARALRMQSAVGAVLDPIADKLLMITSYIMLSIPSYRAPVHIPEGLTFLVISRDVLMMLVALVIILTTGMKDFPATFLGKTNTVIQILTVLAVLCADVWPLPMPFVWVPFGAVAASTIVSGFHYAWLVSRRVAEQEKAQRPG
- a CDS encoding type III pantothenate kinase, with protein sequence MSSLLVVDVGNTNTVLGLWEGRKLSADWRLATRRDATADEIGMLLTGLLAASKPAVSRAIVATVVPSLQFPWKTAFRKYLKLDATFVEPGIRTGMPILYDNPQEVGADRIVNAVAAFEKYGGPCIVVDFGTATTFDVVNAAGEYAGGVITPGVMISAEALFSRAARLSRVEIRRPSTVIGKTTTASIQSGLYFGYLGLVDGLIERIAAEMESTPKVVATGGLAELLGRASAKIDAVDPHLTLEGLRILDERNRPGRR
- the miaA gene encoding tRNA (adenosine(37)-N6)-dimethylallyltransferase MiaA: MTRRPVVLVLGPTATGKSDLAAAIARDSGGDIVSADAFAVYRGLDIGTAKPSPEIRAEIRHHLIDVASPEEPYSAGRWAAEARRAIEEIEKRGRVPIVAGGSHFYVRALLSGLPGDAISAPALRAHLASGWTEAARRSRKRMLDVLDPRYGKGVPAGDTARLSRALEIIFSTGRRVSDRGPAEPGLPGRSLLKLALLFPRQDIYTRVQRRVRAMWNAGWPREVEELLAAGVPPDAPAFRAIGYGELARRAEGSLSDEEALARIVARTRALAKRQATWLASEPDLEVLDFESARRRAAAFLAGAA
- a CDS encoding glycosyltransferase; protein product: MREDDASPAERERLLGAVAESRRQTEDLRKQVEAANRRRAADAANLGRAYSILADACNELEKSRRSHLWYWRLREILRGRGGRRAADPGLGSSRPASPPAPGVPALYDVVCFPIIEWEFRFQRPQQLLSRFAAAGHRVFYLSHRFRRKGAPWEIVERGRNVFEVTLLGPRRNVYRSAPSAAAAERIFRSLDALRRDAAIGPAAALVQLPFWWPVVRRARRELAWPVVYDCMDLHTGFSTNSSDMVELEEDLLKSADLVAVSSALLESRARERNANVRMIRNACDYDHFASAPSVRHPRPVVGYYGAIADWFDVPLVTALARRCPDLDFVLVGSTWSSDVRALSRLPNVRLVGERPYDEIPGWLGAFDVAFIPFRRTPLTEATNPVKAYEIFAAGKPLVSVDLPELRAFDGLVRIAGDAASFEKEIRSALAEDPAAAQRRRDFARAHTWQRRYEELAPAIGAAFPHPGAPPDPSSGSP
- a CDS encoding TRAM domain-containing protein, whose translation is MRASLRLTVERLAPTGEGVAHESGKVVFVDGALPGETIEAEIFEEKARHARASTAGVLEASPDRRPADAHAASCGGTDWAHVEVEAARRFKRELFLETMARLGGIAAHEFGELPISSSPLEYRLRNQFHASAGEAGFFARRSHRVVPIDGCEIVSRETRGKIRRLAAEAEGTGGTIETLETVETGARHRLVWRAEGLRLLASDAALDVDVGGRPFCVSAGSFFQVNRHRIAPFFEQIRELAAEVAPRAALDAYAGAGFLTHALVEAGARVTAVESDPSSAADAAFNRARFGAERRIDLRTESVEAFLRGPAEPADVVVADPPRGGLRAAAAALSELARRRLIYVSCEPASLARDLKPLLAGGLTIERAWLEDFFPLTHRVEAVVSLGRP